A portion of the Paenibacillus sp. PvR098 genome contains these proteins:
- a CDS encoding tripartite tricarboxylate transporter permease, whose product MEAIGMLLHGFAEALTPLNLAMAILGALVGTLVGMLPGLGPTSAIAILLPLTTVLGPVEGIIMLAGIYYGAMYGGSTTAILLNIPGEVSSVPTCLDGYPLAKQGKGGPALGIAAIGSFAAGTMGVVGLVFFAPILADQALKFGPPEYFALMLLALTVIVNLAGNSIIKGLIMGLFGYLLSMGGMGPSGGQMRFTFGSDALSAGIDMISVIIGLFAITEVIKGMEEKTGAIAPGKIGSVYPSFADLKKSYKAMFRGGFIGFILGLLPGCSTAVTTFLAYDMEKKLSKTPERFGHGAIEGVAAPEAANNATSSSGFIPLFALGIPSSPPLAVLLAGLMIYGLQPGPVLFEQSGGFVWTVIASMFIGNLMLLVLNLPLVGLWAKLTSVPYGVMAPVILILSIIGAYTVRNSLFDVFMALVFGGIGYFLHKYRWPVVPLILCFILGPMFEQSFVQSMSMSGGDFTVFFTRPISLTILILAFVLLFVSLILIRRTKQRVKAAVGSEVDIAG is encoded by the coding sequence ATGGAAGCAATAGGTATGCTTTTACACGGATTTGCAGAAGCGCTGACACCCCTTAATCTTGCAATGGCCATATTGGGTGCTCTGGTAGGAACTCTGGTCGGCATGCTGCCGGGTCTCGGACCTACCTCAGCTATTGCTATATTGCTGCCGTTAACGACAGTACTTGGTCCTGTTGAAGGAATTATTATGTTGGCCGGAATCTATTATGGTGCTATGTACGGCGGTTCAACTACCGCCATTCTGCTGAACATTCCTGGAGAGGTTTCGTCGGTGCCGACATGTTTGGACGGTTATCCGCTTGCCAAGCAGGGAAAAGGGGGACCAGCGCTCGGTATCGCCGCGATCGGCTCCTTCGCAGCTGGAACAATGGGTGTCGTTGGACTTGTCTTTTTCGCTCCGATTCTTGCGGATCAAGCGCTAAAGTTCGGCCCTCCCGAATATTTCGCCCTCATGTTGCTAGCGCTAACTGTTATTGTAAACTTAGCGGGAAATTCGATTATAAAAGGCTTAATCATGGGACTTTTCGGATATTTGCTTTCCATGGGAGGAATGGGTCCTTCCGGAGGGCAGATGCGGTTTACGTTTGGGAGTGATGCCCTATCGGCCGGCATTGATATGATCAGCGTGATCATTGGGCTGTTCGCGATCACCGAGGTCATCAAGGGGATGGAAGAGAAGACAGGCGCTATCGCCCCCGGCAAAATTGGAAGCGTTTATCCAAGTTTTGCAGATTTGAAGAAGAGTTATAAAGCGATGTTCCGGGGTGGATTTATTGGTTTTATCCTTGGATTATTGCCTGGATGTTCCACCGCAGTTACGACCTTTTTGGCCTATGATATGGAAAAGAAATTGTCCAAAACGCCGGAAAGATTCGGTCATGGAGCGATTGAGGGCGTTGCAGCGCCGGAAGCGGCCAACAATGCGACGAGTTCATCGGGTTTTATCCCGCTTTTCGCTCTTGGAATTCCGAGTTCGCCACCGCTTGCCGTATTGCTTGCAGGTTTGATGATCTACGGGCTGCAGCCGGGACCGGTTTTGTTCGAACAGAGTGGCGGCTTTGTATGGACAGTCATTGCAAGTATGTTTATCGGTAATTTGATGCTGCTCGTATTAAATTTGCCGTTGGTCGGATTATGGGCAAAGTTAACAAGTGTACCTTACGGAGTGATGGCGCCTGTCATTCTTATATTAAGCATCATTGGCGCTTATACCGTAAGAAACAGTTTATTTGATGTTTTCATGGCGCTAGTTTTCGGCGGAATCGGATACTTTTTACACAAATATCGCTGGCCGGTGGTTCCTCTTATTCTCTGCTTTATATTGGGGCCGATGTTCGAGCAATCCTTTGTCCAATCCATGTCCATGTCGGGAGGCGATTTCACTGTATTCTTTACGCGCCCGATTTCTTTAACTATTCTGATCCTTGCTTTTGTGCTTCTTTTTGTATCACTGATTCTAATCCGACGCACTAAACAACGCGTAAAAGCGGCGGTTGGTTCTGAAGTTGATATTGCGGGATAA
- a CDS encoding tripartite tricarboxylate transporter TctB family protein produces MLADRIGGIISVIFGGIAMSEAIRLYPSRMDTFVGDHTMPGIVGGALILLGLLMVFFVKGESFKVEFPDRVIMRSMLLALGLLFAYWFAIQYLGYVISTLLVAIGLFKVLGFFSLVKSALYATVLTTIFYLIFVFWLNMPFPTGIFNV; encoded by the coding sequence ATGCTGGCTGATCGTATAGGAGGAATTATTAGCGTTATTTTCGGGGGCATCGCAATGTCGGAGGCTATACGTCTCTATCCTTCGCGAATGGATACATTCGTCGGAGATCACACCATGCCTGGGATTGTAGGTGGGGCATTAATATTATTAGGTTTGCTGATGGTATTCTTTGTGAAGGGTGAGAGTTTTAAGGTAGAGTTCCCTGACCGTGTAATTATGAGAAGTATGCTCCTCGCCTTAGGATTATTATTCGCATATTGGTTTGCGATTCAATATTTGGGGTATGTTATCAGCACCTTATTGGTTGCTATCGGATTGTTTAAAGTGCTGGGTTTCTTCAGTCTTGTCAAATCCGCTTTATACGCAACGGTTCTAACGACCATATTTTATTTGATCTTCGTTTTTTGGCTCAATATGCCATTCCCAACGGGAATCTTCAATGTATAA
- a CDS encoding tripartite tricarboxylate transporter substrate binding protein — protein MKKKIFGSILAASLLALAVAGCGTAPASNGSAGSTPAPAKEEPKYPTKQIEIIVPFAAGGGTDIFARAMSDYLSKEWGQPVIVVNKPGAGGATGTQAVLKQGSKDGYSVVTQSVSAVTGLLAGVPNLPFKYEDYQFISRNTNDPLAFVVKSDAPWNSIEELNDWVKQNPDKLTFASNGPTAIATFGVIQWLDSIGGDFSKAKLIVTNGAGDALPKVAGGHITLGVQGVSEVSNLVKAGKLKILAVASPERSPFFPDAPTLEEKGVKNITASFWVGVSMPAGVPDHVVKKWETTLEKMHKDSAFQEKLKSMSVQGSYQNPTEYANYVKEELALFSEMVKAKGLIK, from the coding sequence ATGAAGAAAAAAATTTTTGGCAGTATTCTGGCAGCGTCCTTGTTGGCCCTGGCTGTAGCCGGCTGCGGTACGGCTCCTGCTTCTAACGGTTCAGCAGGCAGCACTCCTGCGCCAGCTAAAGAAGAACCGAAATATCCGACCAAACAAATTGAAATTATCGTACCGTTTGCTGCTGGTGGGGGAACGGATATTTTCGCAAGGGCGATGAGTGATTATTTAAGCAAGGAGTGGGGACAGCCGGTCATCGTCGTGAACAAACCCGGAGCGGGCGGTGCGACAGGAACACAGGCGGTTCTGAAGCAAGGCTCGAAGGACGGCTATTCCGTTGTGACTCAAAGTGTGTCTGCTGTAACAGGATTACTGGCGGGAGTTCCGAACTTGCCATTTAAATATGAAGATTATCAGTTTATTTCCAGAAATACGAATGACCCGCTCGCATTTGTTGTGAAGTCTGATGCGCCATGGAATAGTATTGAGGAGCTTAACGATTGGGTGAAGCAAAATCCGGACAAACTTACGTTTGCAAGTAATGGTCCTACAGCTATCGCTACCTTCGGTGTCATCCAGTGGTTGGATAGTATCGGCGGCGATTTTTCTAAAGCCAAACTTATCGTGACTAATGGAGCCGGTGATGCGCTTCCGAAGGTTGCAGGCGGACACATCACACTTGGCGTACAAGGGGTAAGTGAGGTATCCAATCTGGTTAAGGCTGGAAAGTTGAAAATATTGGCTGTAGCTTCCCCGGAAAGAAGTCCGTTCTTCCCTGATGCTCCTACTTTAGAAGAAAAGGGTGTTAAGAACATTACCGCATCGTTCTGGGTTGGAGTTTCCATGCCGGCTGGGGTTCCAGATCATGTAGTGAAAAAATGGGAAACAACCCTTGAGAAAATGCACAAAGACTCTGCTTTCCAAGAGAAACTGAAATCCATGAGTGTTCAAGGCAGCTATCAGAATCCTACGGAATATGCCAACTATGTAAAGGAAGAATTAGCGCTGTTCTCTGAAATGGTAAAAGCAAAGGGACTCATTAAGTAA
- a CDS encoding spore germination protein, whose amino-acid sequence MFRFWKRANIGTAHEEIEPRKNSVLSLDALKLLLANMHDAEIIERQTNVDQKVTLLYIRTLIDQERLNDTIVKPLNHCTYDTVYECIQNSKVFAVATLEEAVKLLLQGSVLIYDAFRNHWWAVLLANPLSRAIESSETETIIYGPKDSFSEQLDQNITMIRRRIPITELKTEQYTVGYLSKTSIVLMYIDGLTNPEFVSIARDKLSNIDFDLILESSNLTAFMDDHMHSVFPQYLQTDRPDACAYSLGLGKLLFLVDNTPFAIVAPITFFHLFQSPEDYINRWIVASFFRCIRYVSFLISVVLIPVYVALATHHYQMIPLQILFVLLESRSKLPFTPFWEAFLMLITLEIIKEASLRMPSKSGQTLGVIGGIVIGQAAVEAGFASKVLIVLVGISSIASFLVPNYLVTKSNTIIQFVFLVLSSFLGMIGIAIGMIGVLAHLNALSSLKQPYFAPVAPFYWKDWIDTFIRGPLAWMKARPESLYPLDKLRYKRRR is encoded by the coding sequence ATGTTCAGGTTTTGGAAAAGAGCAAATATCGGAACCGCACATGAGGAAATTGAACCTCGTAAGAACTCCGTTCTTTCCTTAGATGCATTAAAACTGCTGCTGGCCAACATGCATGATGCAGAAATCATTGAACGCCAAACGAACGTAGATCAAAAGGTAACCCTCCTGTACATAAGAACTCTAATCGACCAAGAGCGTCTGAATGATACCATTGTTAAACCGCTGAATCATTGTACCTATGATACCGTTTATGAGTGTATTCAAAACTCTAAGGTGTTTGCCGTCGCTACGTTGGAAGAGGCGGTAAAGCTTTTACTGCAAGGGTCAGTTCTTATATATGATGCATTCAGGAATCATTGGTGGGCTGTTCTTCTCGCTAATCCGTTGAGCCGAGCCATTGAATCCTCAGAAACGGAAACGATTATTTACGGACCCAAAGACAGCTTCAGCGAACAATTGGACCAAAATATCACCATGATCCGCAGGCGAATTCCTATAACCGAACTAAAGACGGAGCAATATACCGTAGGGTATTTAAGCAAAACATCAATTGTGCTCATGTACATCGACGGATTGACGAATCCCGAATTTGTTTCTATCGCAAGAGATAAATTATCCAATATTGATTTTGATTTAATTCTGGAATCGTCCAATCTCACCGCTTTCATGGATGATCATATGCATAGCGTTTTTCCTCAATATTTGCAAACGGACCGACCGGATGCCTGCGCTTATTCTCTGGGTCTCGGAAAACTGTTGTTTCTGGTCGATAATACGCCGTTTGCCATCGTTGCTCCCATCACTTTTTTTCATTTGTTTCAATCCCCCGAGGATTATATCAACCGCTGGATTGTTGCAAGTTTTTTTCGCTGCATTCGATATGTCAGTTTTTTGATTTCGGTGGTATTGATCCCGGTCTATGTAGCGTTAGCCACTCATCATTATCAGATGATACCGCTGCAAATTCTTTTCGTGTTACTGGAATCCAGAAGCAAACTGCCCTTCACACCATTCTGGGAAGCGTTCTTAATGTTAATTACTTTAGAAATCATCAAAGAAGCCAGTCTGCGCATGCCTTCTAAATCAGGTCAAACCTTGGGTGTCATTGGAGGTATCGTCATTGGACAAGCGGCGGTAGAAGCCGGCTTCGCTAGCAAAGTGTTAATCGTATTGGTAGGAATCTCCTCGATCGCTTCGTTTTTGGTTCCCAATTATTTGGTCACTAAATCAAATACGATCATTCAATTCGTATTTCTTGTACTTTCGTCTTTTCTTGGAATGATTGGTATCGCCATTGGAATGATTGGAGTTCTTGCTCATCTGAATGCACTTAGCTCTCTGAAGCAGCCTTATTTTGCACCGGTAGCTCCATTCTATTGGAAGGACTGGATCGATACGTTCATTCGAGGTCCCCTAGCATGGATGAAAGCTCGTCCGGAATCTCTTTATCCTTTGGATAAGCTCCGTTATAAACGAAGGAGATGA
- a CDS encoding GerAB/ArcD/ProY family transporter, whose amino-acid sequence MRSLSIFNKSSTFDGIYVILMVNRLQLLYYFFILPMYLVYPYMIWGIIVMGVLSQFNIMLFSKWFSSVTSPKDYQGFVKLFGEPTVRIFAFLGWMIILVKITIITLSYIEIVHQFIFPGMNMNWLIFFIFLLTCYIAGHGMEKTIRFVVISFLLSVWMLLLFIPFYIPPIASLQDLLPIIPTEWPKDLWNKLVFLWSCYSGPELLVFMLPWLSPEQKILKYLTIANAFSVMEYVIVFVASLFFFGSNYLLISEFPVINMIRYLQSPVTERLDMIMISIHMIHFAFAASIFKLFLYGGARIVMGTWNKPSTLIGFMASCSLIFVCTIIVKETLWMEGTEENIGLMVEIGLGALTYLLVPSFLLMASKRRRRV is encoded by the coding sequence ATGCGTTCACTTTCTATCTTTAATAAATCGTCTACCTTTGACGGCATTTATGTCATTCTAATGGTTAACCGGTTACAGCTGCTTTACTATTTTTTTATCCTTCCTATGTATTTGGTTTATCCTTATATGATCTGGGGGATTATCGTCATGGGTGTATTATCGCAATTCAATATCATGCTCTTCTCCAAATGGTTTTCATCAGTGACGTCTCCTAAAGATTATCAAGGATTTGTGAAACTCTTCGGTGAGCCTACGGTTCGTATTTTTGCTTTTCTTGGCTGGATGATTATATTAGTCAAAATCACTATTATCACACTGAGCTATATAGAAATTGTTCATCAATTTATATTCCCTGGGATGAATATGAACTGGCTCATTTTTTTTATCTTTCTCCTCACTTGCTATATAGCAGGACATGGGATGGAAAAAACGATTCGCTTTGTTGTCATCTCATTTTTGTTGTCGGTTTGGATGCTCCTATTGTTTATTCCTTTTTACATTCCGCCCATTGCTTCGCTTCAAGATTTACTTCCCATCATTCCAACTGAATGGCCCAAGGATTTATGGAATAAATTGGTATTTTTATGGTCTTGCTATTCGGGTCCAGAACTTCTGGTATTCATGCTTCCTTGGCTAAGCCCGGAACAAAAGATACTAAAATATTTGACGATTGCGAATGCCTTTTCTGTCATGGAATATGTGATTGTGTTTGTCGCCTCGTTATTTTTTTTCGGTTCCAATTACTTGCTCATAAGCGAGTTTCCGGTGATCAATATGATCCGATACCTGCAGTCGCCCGTTACGGAACGATTGGATATGATTATGATTTCCATACATATGATCCATTTTGCATTTGCTGCATCCATCTTCAAGCTGTTTTTATATGGTGGCGCACGGATCGTCATGGGTACTTGGAACAAGCCTAGCACCCTGATCGGTTTTATGGCAAGCTGCTCTCTGATTTTTGTATGCACCATTATTGTTAAAGAGACCTTATGGATGGAAGGAACAGAGGAGAATATCGGGCTCATGGTGGAGATAGGTTTGGGAGCATTAACGTACCTTCTGGTCCCATCATTCCTGCTAATGGCCAGCAAACGAAGGAGGCGCGTTTAG
- a CDS encoding Ger(x)C family spore germination protein, translating to MRQIKRALLGGLLSAILLITGCSPFVENNTIEEIAPVIFWFIKDGGEGKLNISTLVPPLIKEKKRLLSKNVELLKQGGKEFNLVYYRELKNGQLRMILINEELAKKGILSMIDTLLNDPNISQRLYVAIVDGNFSDYINSQLSQQANLDYFLYRMFKHYEDKHQGEMSIVNLHQFKNKLYTPFSDPILPVFKVDKNNFTYQGTAFFRHDKLIGKINKIDDEILQLINNDHYLKLLPLPELSVSIDHVRGNTYMKLNQDYSSLSFIVHLSGRIDEYRGNKNLHDYEDFLALNHEINAFLKKHTVDLLKKMQEWKVDPLEVGKHTLRPFKKSMSEKEWSNYWSKMNINVEYQIDLDPLKNMNQ from the coding sequence ATGAGACAAATCAAAAGGGCTTTGTTAGGAGGACTGTTAAGCGCTATTCTGCTCATAACCGGATGCTCCCCGTTCGTGGAGAATAATACGATTGAGGAAATCGCCCCTGTGATTTTCTGGTTTATCAAGGATGGCGGAGAAGGCAAATTAAACATCAGCACCTTGGTCCCCCCGTTGATTAAAGAAAAGAAGCGGCTTCTCTCCAAGAATGTCGAACTTTTAAAGCAGGGCGGGAAGGAATTTAATCTAGTTTATTATCGGGAATTAAAAAACGGACAGCTTCGAATGATATTAATTAATGAGGAGCTTGCCAAAAAAGGAATTCTTTCGATGATTGATACCCTGCTGAATGACCCTAATATATCCCAGCGTCTTTATGTGGCCATAGTGGACGGGAATTTCAGTGATTACATCAATAGTCAATTATCCCAGCAGGCCAATTTGGATTATTTTCTATATCGCATGTTCAAGCACTACGAAGATAAGCACCAAGGTGAAATGAGCATAGTGAATCTGCATCAATTCAAGAACAAATTATACACACCCTTCTCGGATCCGATCCTCCCTGTCTTCAAGGTGGACAAAAACAACTTCACCTATCAGGGGACCGCATTTTTCCGTCATGACAAGCTAATCGGGAAGATTAACAAAATTGACGATGAAATCCTGCAGCTTATTAACAACGATCATTACCTTAAGCTTCTACCTCTACCTGAATTATCTGTAAGCATAGATCATGTGCGGGGAAATACCTACATGAAATTGAATCAGGATTACTCATCCCTTTCATTCATAGTCCATCTTAGCGGCAGAATCGATGAATACCGAGGGAATAAAAACCTTCATGATTACGAAGATTTTCTGGCTCTTAACCATGAGATTAACGCATTTTTGAAGAAACACACCGTGGATTTACTGAAAAAAATGCAAGAATGGAAGGTGGATCCTCTGGAAGTTGGAAAACATACTCTTCGCCCTTTTAAAAAATCGATGAGTGAAAAAGAATGGTCCAACTATTGGAGTAAGATGAACATCAACGTCGAATATCAAATCGATCTTGATCCTTTGAAGAATATGAACCAATGA
- the uraA gene encoding uracil permease, translating into MNQSKFIGVHERPPLLQSLPLSLQHLFAMFGATVLVPFLFDVDPATILLMNGIGTLLYLWICKGKIPAYLGSSFAFLSPVFAVLGAGLPYEAALGGFIVSGIIFSLVALLIRAVGTRWLDIVFPPAAMGAIVTVIGLELVPVAAEMAGFIKPATATEWSPDPKAIIVSSVTLIITIVGSVVFRGFLKIIPILVGIVCGYILAYFMGFVKFGAVMEADVLALPTFYYPQFSITAIMIIAPAALVVIAEHIGHLIVTGNIVGKDLSKDPGLDRSLFGNGISTILSGFVGSTPNTTYGENIGVLAISRVYSTWVIGGAAIIAIILSFFGKLTELIKTIPVPVMGGVCLLLFGVIATSGVRMLVETKVDYSKASNLILTSIVLVIGVSGATLTIGSFSLKGMALATVLAIIISLFFKLLEQLNLMNEPRK; encoded by the coding sequence TTGAATCAATCAAAATTTATCGGAGTTCACGAGCGTCCGCCGCTGCTTCAAAGTTTGCCGCTCAGTCTCCAGCACTTGTTTGCCATGTTCGGCGCGACCGTGCTCGTACCCTTCCTGTTTGATGTGGACCCAGCCACGATCCTGCTGATGAACGGGATCGGCACATTGCTGTATCTATGGATCTGTAAAGGGAAAATCCCTGCCTATCTAGGCTCCAGCTTTGCCTTTTTGTCCCCTGTATTTGCCGTATTGGGCGCGGGACTGCCATATGAAGCAGCTCTTGGCGGCTTCATTGTATCGGGTATTATATTCTCCTTGGTCGCCCTGTTGATTCGGGCCGTTGGAACGCGCTGGCTCGATATTGTGTTTCCACCTGCGGCAATGGGTGCCATTGTAACGGTCATCGGGTTGGAACTCGTGCCGGTAGCTGCCGAAATGGCTGGCTTCATTAAACCGGCAACCGCTACAGAATGGTCTCCAGATCCTAAGGCAATTATCGTCTCGTCCGTCACTCTGATCATAACAATCGTAGGCTCTGTTGTATTCCGGGGATTTCTGAAGATCATCCCGATACTTGTCGGCATTGTCTGCGGCTACATTCTTGCTTACTTCATGGGCTTCGTAAAATTTGGAGCCGTTATGGAAGCGGATGTTCTGGCCCTGCCGACCTTCTATTATCCACAGTTCTCGATTACGGCCATCATGATCATCGCACCCGCTGCGCTGGTCGTTATTGCCGAGCATATCGGACACTTGATCGTAACAGGCAATATTGTAGGAAAAGATTTATCCAAAGACCCCGGGTTAGATCGTTCCTTGTTCGGCAACGGGATCTCGACGATCCTTTCAGGCTTCGTTGGCTCTACACCGAATACGACGTACGGCGAAAACATCGGCGTCCTGGCCATCTCCCGCGTATACTCCACCTGGGTTATTGGAGGGGCTGCGATCATCGCCATAATCCTGTCGTTCTTCGGTAAGCTGACCGAATTAATTAAAACGATCCCCGTGCCTGTCATGGGCGGAGTTTGTCTCCTATTATTTGGCGTGATCGCGACATCCGGCGTACGGATGCTAGTTGAAACGAAAGTGGATTACTCCAAAGCAAGCAATCTAATTCTGACAAGCATCGTTCTCGTTATCGGGGTTAGCGGAGCCACGCTAACCATCGGCAGCTTTTCGCTTAAAGGCATGGCGCTCGCCACTGTCCTAGCCATTATAATCAGTCTGTTCTTCAAATTGTTAGAACAACTGAATCTTATGAACGAACCAAGGAAATAA
- the udk gene encoding uridine kinase: MLIIGIAGGTGSGKTTVARSVIDRLGSDKVTFVSQDNYYKDHSHLSLAERESINYDHPLAFDNPLLLEHLKQLKRQIKVFAPVYDFSQHARSETAKVELLPNKIIIIEGLHVLSDEHLRDILDIKVFVDTDPDVRILRRVLRDMNERGRSIQSVYDQYLNTVKPMHEAFIEPSKKYADLIIPEGGHNEVGIQLLSILTEKYLMS, translated from the coding sequence ATGTTAATTATCGGCATTGCAGGCGGCACGGGATCGGGTAAAACAACGGTGGCGCGTTCTGTCATCGACCGGCTTGGGTCGGACAAGGTCACTTTCGTGTCTCAAGATAACTATTACAAAGATCACTCTCATCTTTCTCTAGCTGAGCGAGAATCCATCAATTACGACCACCCGCTGGCATTCGATAACCCTCTGCTGCTTGAGCACTTGAAGCAGCTTAAACGTCAGATTAAGGTCTTTGCGCCGGTGTATGATTTCTCCCAGCATGCACGGTCTGAAACAGCAAAGGTGGAACTGCTGCCGAACAAAATCATCATAATAGAAGGGCTTCATGTACTTTCCGATGAACACCTGCGCGACATTCTCGATATCAAGGTATTCGTCGATACCGACCCGGACGTACGTATTCTGCGGCGCGTGCTGCGCGACATGAATGAGCGTGGAAGATCGATCCAATCCGTATACGATCAGTATTTAAATACGGTCAAACCGATGCATGAAGCCTTTATCGAGCCTTCAAAAAAATATGCCGACCTCATCATACCCGAAGGCGGGCATAACGAAGTCGGCATTCAGCTACTTTCCATATTAACCGAAAAATATTTAATGTCATAA
- a CDS encoding Spo0B domain-containing protein, which yields MRVISSGCGTVAGQRFAEGLRAQTHEYSNKLYIISGLIHLESYQKVVKMISRESDVHQNLIQFIMRENSKSGHWRTIPWKR from the coding sequence ATCCGAGTTATATCGTCTGGATGTGGAACTGTCGCAGGTCAACGATTTGCCGAAGGGCTGCGTGCTCAAACGCATGAATACTCCAACAAACTCTATATCATCTCTGGCTTAATTCATCTCGAATCGTATCAAAAGGTTGTAAAGATGATTTCAAGAGAATCCGACGTACATCAAAACTTGATTCAGTTCATCATGCGTGAAAATTCCAAATCCGGTCATTGGCGGACAATACCATGGAAACGCTGA
- a CDS encoding flotillin family protein codes for MVLNELLTIPIIVVGVIVVLGLAFWARYKTVSPDEAMIVTGSFLGSKNVLTDDTGRKIKIVRGGGSFILPVFQQAEFLSLLSHKLDVSTPEVYTEQGVPVMADGVAIIKIGGAVEDIATAAEQFMGKPTEALKGEAQEVLEGHLRAILGSMTVEEVYRNRDKFAQEVQGVAAKDLKKMGLQIVSFTIKDLRDKHGYLDALGKPRIAAVKRDAEIAEAEAVRDARVQKARAEEDGQKAELLRDTNIAEASKEKELKVASFKKEQDTARAEADQAYHIQEARAKQSVVEEQMRVEIVRKEREIDIEGKEILRREKQYDAEVKKKADADRYAVVQAAEAEKAKQITEADAMQYRIEAEAKAMAEQKRLEGLAVADAERAKGTAEAEVIRLRGLAEAEAKEKLAEAFEKFGEAAVLDIIVKMLPELAGKIAEPISSIDKLTVVDTGNGEGAARVSNYVTQLMATAPEMLKNVSGIDVEKLVKSLTTRTGQNVSGIQSVPAPAQEPKQQP; via the coding sequence ATGGTATTAAATGAACTTTTGACGATTCCAATCATCGTTGTCGGGGTGATCGTCGTACTAGGTCTTGCGTTCTGGGCCCGCTACAAAACAGTAAGTCCGGATGAGGCGATGATTGTCACCGGATCGTTCTTGGGGAGCAAGAATGTACTGACGGATGATACAGGACGTAAAATTAAAATTGTCCGCGGCGGTGGTTCCTTCATTCTTCCCGTGTTCCAGCAAGCTGAATTTTTATCTCTTTTGTCCCACAAGCTCGATGTATCCACCCCAGAGGTTTATACGGAGCAGGGCGTGCCTGTGATGGCCGACGGCGTTGCCATTATCAAAATCGGAGGAGCCGTTGAGGATATCGCCACAGCGGCGGAGCAGTTCATGGGCAAACCGACAGAAGCGTTGAAGGGTGAGGCGCAGGAAGTGCTGGAGGGGCATTTGCGTGCCATTCTGGGCTCGATGACGGTCGAGGAAGTGTACCGGAACCGTGATAAATTCGCGCAGGAGGTTCAAGGAGTAGCAGCCAAGGATTTGAAAAAAATGGGTCTACAGATCGTCTCCTTCACGATTAAGGATTTGCGTGACAAGCACGGTTATCTCGATGCCCTCGGGAAACCTAGAATCGCAGCGGTCAAACGCGATGCGGAGATTGCCGAAGCGGAAGCCGTTCGGGACGCAAGGGTTCAAAAGGCACGCGCCGAGGAAGATGGGCAGAAGGCGGAGTTGCTGCGTGATACGAACATCGCCGAGGCTTCAAAGGAAAAAGAGCTAAAGGTTGCTTCATTTAAGAAGGAGCAGGATACGGCTCGCGCAGAAGCGGATCAGGCATACCATATTCAAGAAGCTCGCGCCAAGCAAAGCGTTGTTGAGGAACAAATGCGTGTTGAAATCGTTCGCAAGGAAAGAGAAATCGATATCGAAGGTAAAGAGATTTTGCGCCGCGAGAAGCAGTATGATGCTGAAGTGAAGAAGAAAGCAGACGCCGATCGTTATGCAGTAGTTCAGGCAGCGGAAGCGGAGAAGGCGAAGCAAATTACGGAAGCTGATGCCATGCAATACCGCATAGAGGCGGAAGCCAAGGCGATGGCGGAGCAGAAGCGGCTCGAAGGCTTGGCCGTTGCAGACGCCGAACGAGCCAAAGGAACAGCCGAGGCGGAGGTCATTCGTCTGCGCGGTTTGGCCGAAGCGGAAGCGAAGGAGAAGCTTGCCGAAGCGTTTGAGAAATTCGGCGAAGCGGCCGTACTCGATATCATCGTGAAGATGCTGCCCGAGCTGGCAGGTAAAATTGCCGAACCGATCAGCTCGATCGATAAGCTCACCGTTGTCGATACGGGCAATGGCGAAGGTGCCGCACGCGTAAGCAACTATGTGACACAGCTTATGGCTACCGCTCCGGAGATGCTGAAGAACGTAAGCGGTATTGACGTGGAGAAACTGGTCAAAAGCTTAACAACACGTACAGGACAGAATGTTTCCGGCATCCAAAGCGTACCGGCTCCTGCGCAGGAGCCTAAACAACAACCATAG